The following proteins are encoded in a genomic region of Acetobacter oryzoeni:
- a CDS encoding DUF4422 domain-containing protein gives MKLKIFRVTHFFDEHVDYMSNDIFSDFIIGQKSKENCFFGDLDHEDNIAFEDTHSEMRAHYYIWKNHLQNYDYIGFEHFRRLLYVDYLPYSIVKDQYPSILLLRKKIEKDQLKEIFHDSVAFDNVMKVRRENKTEYNHILKQKVSEYDIFCVRSQNISTKSEFCDDNILEHVLTSCSYFSNKPMFVDFNHTTTNYRCSFIMRRDYFNEYMEFWYEIVKNLGKILHNHPRELGYYSEKIFSYYLFQKKMENPLLRVNYVPMLSWS, from the coding sequence ATGAAGTTAAAGATTTTCAGGGTGACTCATTTTTTTGATGAACATGTAGATTATATGTCTAATGATATTTTTTCAGATTTTATCATAGGACAGAAATCTAAAGAAAATTGTTTTTTTGGAGACCTTGATCATGAGGATAATATAGCATTTGAAGATACTCATTCTGAAATGAGGGCACATTATTATATTTGGAAAAATCATTTGCAAAACTATGATTATATAGGATTTGAGCATTTTAGAAGGTTGTTGTATGTAGATTATCTTCCTTACTCTATTGTTAAGGATCAATATCCAAGTATTTTACTTTTAAGAAAAAAAATAGAAAAAGATCAATTAAAAGAAATTTTTCATGATAGTGTTGCGTTTGATAACGTAATGAAAGTAAGGCGAGAAAACAAAACGGAATACAATCATATTCTGAAACAAAAAGTTTCGGAATATGATATTTTTTGTGTAAGATCTCAAAATATCAGTACAAAAAGTGAATTTTGCGATGATAATATATTAGAACATGTTCTCACATCATGTTCTTATTTTTCAAACAAACCAATGTTCGTAGATTTTAACCATACAACCACAAATTATAGATGTTCGTTTATTATGAGGAGAGATTACTTTAATGAATATATGGAATTTTGGTACGAAATTGTTAAGAATTTAGGGAAAATACTTCACAATCATCCAAGAGAGTTAGGGTATTATTCTGAAAAAATATTCTCATACTATCTTTTTCAGAAAAAAATGGAAAATCCTCTTCTCAGGGTGAATTACGTACCAATGTTATCATGGTCCTAG
- a CDS encoding glycosyltransferase family 2 protein: protein MTFEGKAMENFYKIIDHFGREIGLNTDGTLAPKKDNKDCSDVFLFISSRNQNIGYIIPESKRKVFCADDPFGECVYSLNVFYANVNQVAFTDVSNGFFLTSVDWGWLTFEARNMQEWELFTLRKIEYSCIAEKKYVVEVVHSIENFLENYSCFSELSSEQEKKSIILGFFAHIRHIKLEELEQICSHISRDTEWVNIICDQDQSIWSSFGLKPLTTWLNNRNTKPTSYIVGKDFDFLSDEIVPFDGYGTRSASATETIVRTIRALVKPTHDFCVLATARNEGIYLAEWVSYYKSIGFDGIYLYINDCEDNSRGILSSLEQEDYLEFFETVSKDGVNVQGKAYAHALSFLPQILNYRWVLIVDLDELFVYDKKQFKDLKSYFEFLEKKQVDTVAFDWINIGSNKQITWSEEPYFDRFSNKGFLEHEKLKTIFRPAKAAKSYPHFPVEFDNYSFIRRNSVGNLLKTRQNEEKHGPLGKHLNDAPDSRFAVIYHYYFKSIEEFIWKSARNRGDHPKNTDFLNTSFNEILVTWFLEHFEAENTVTSDSLSFPDISFLRDHFYEEYEKMLSIPTVKYEISINVDIFKNKLDTLLQKISQRKEFLGENQIKMLSMLEK from the coding sequence ATGACTTTTGAAGGAAAAGCAATGGAAAATTTTTATAAGATAATTGATCATTTTGGGCGAGAGATAGGCCTTAATACCGATGGAACGTTAGCGCCTAAAAAAGACAATAAGGATTGTAGCGATGTTTTCCTTTTTATTTCAAGTCGCAATCAGAATATTGGTTATATAATACCAGAAAGTAAAAGAAAAGTATTTTGCGCAGATGACCCTTTTGGGGAGTGTGTTTATTCACTCAATGTTTTTTACGCAAATGTTAACCAAGTTGCATTTACCGATGTGTCTAATGGTTTTTTTCTGACGAGTGTTGATTGGGGTTGGTTGACTTTTGAAGCACGTAATATGCAAGAGTGGGAGCTCTTTACATTACGAAAAATTGAATATTCTTGTATTGCGGAAAAGAAATATGTTGTTGAGGTCGTGCACTCCATAGAGAATTTTTTGGAAAATTATTCGTGCTTTTCAGAATTATCCAGTGAGCAAGAAAAAAAATCTATTATCTTAGGATTTTTTGCACATATCAGACATATTAAATTAGAAGAATTGGAACAAATATGCTCTCACATTTCAAGAGATACTGAGTGGGTTAATATTATCTGTGATCAGGATCAGTCGATTTGGAGTTCGTTTGGCCTGAAACCGTTAACAACCTGGCTAAATAACCGAAATACAAAACCTACATCCTATATTGTAGGTAAAGACTTTGATTTTCTTAGTGACGAAATTGTTCCGTTCGATGGTTATGGCACGCGATCTGCCTCTGCTACCGAAACGATTGTGCGCACGATACGTGCACTGGTCAAGCCTACGCATGATTTCTGTGTGTTAGCAACTGCCCGAAATGAAGGAATTTATTTGGCAGAATGGGTTTCTTATTACAAATCAATTGGATTTGATGGTATTTATCTCTATATTAATGATTGCGAAGATAACTCGAGAGGTATTCTTTCATCTTTAGAGCAAGAAGATTACTTGGAATTCTTTGAAACGGTATCCAAAGATGGTGTAAATGTTCAAGGTAAAGCTTATGCACACGCGTTGAGTTTTTTACCACAGATATTAAATTACCGTTGGGTTTTAATCGTAGATTTGGATGAGTTATTTGTTTATGATAAAAAACAATTTAAGGATCTCAAATCTTATTTCGAATTTTTAGAAAAAAAGCAGGTTGATACCGTTGCTTTTGACTGGATTAACATAGGAAGTAATAAACAAATAACTTGGAGTGAAGAGCCTTATTTTGATAGATTTTCAAATAAAGGATTTCTGGAGCATGAAAAATTAAAAACAATTTTTCGTCCGGCGAAGGCTGCAAAATCTTATCCTCATTTTCCAGTGGAATTTGATAATTATTCGTTTATCAGACGTAATAGTGTGGGTAATCTGCTTAAGACACGACAAAATGAAGAAAAACATGGACCTTTAGGAAAGCATCTGAATGACGCACCGGATTCACGTTTTGCAGTCATTTATCACTACTATTTTAAGTCTATAGAAGAATTTATTTGGAAGTCTGCTCGCAATCGTGGCGATCACCCCAAGAATACTGACTTTTTAAATACGTCTTTCAATGAAATACTAGTAACATGGTTTTTAGAACATTTTGAAGCGGAGAATACAGTTACATCTGATAGTTTGTCATTCCCAGATATATCTTTTTTACGTGATCATTTTTATGAAGAATATGAAAAAATGTTATCGATTCCTACAGTGAAATATGAAATATCAATCAATGTAGATATCTTCAAAAATAAACTTGATACCTTGTTGCAAAAAATCTCCCAAAGAAAAGAATTTTTGGGAGAAAACCAGATAAAAATGCTTTCTATGTTGGAGAAATAA
- a CDS encoding discoidin domain-containing protein: MAVFDCFSFFNEFDLLDIRLAELDEVVDYFVICESSYNYMGKKKNLFFQENNSRYKKYAHKIIYLPILSFPEGLDQFKRDAYQREQMMRIVQRAQPDDLIIHTDIDEIPTLDAIRFAKKFDGITYFSMNMYQYYFNLLERKGWWHPYAIQKKYINILDSLNREKNITENDWNFYLFTYMRYTLLHEAYHLSIPVTVRNDSGWHFTNMGGLDALEKKFHAYAHSDDPWPNLMKDRNRLKQQIDIGTRIFRFDELAEYVPVDKTFPKYILENVEYFQKNGYIRNIYDAHKTLQELFVKVRRSYALREVGNPVPQEELNYLSALRFLEFALCDEHPIPVDQNRLPQPLPKGMLVSEGKQATQSSICAWSKGRTCAEDATNALSGTPTGLFSCHTEQEQNPWWMADLESIYDISEIRVFNRIFPNSSDHEVLKRLSTLQISVSEDGKIFKTIYLHQSDYLIGGLDGKPLIFSPKTATKARFVKLSLNDFQCLHLDKVYIYKKV; this comes from the coding sequence ATGGCTGTATTTGATTGTTTTTCGTTTTTTAATGAATTTGACCTTCTTGATATACGATTAGCAGAACTTGATGAAGTGGTTGATTACTTTGTTATCTGTGAATCATCTTATAATTATATGGGGAAAAAGAAAAATTTATTTTTTCAGGAAAATAATAGTCGCTATAAAAAATATGCTCACAAAATCATTTATTTACCTATACTATCATTTCCTGAAGGTTTAGATCAGTTTAAAAGAGATGCATATCAACGTGAACAAATGATGCGTATTGTGCAGCGTGCGCAGCCTGATGACCTTATCATTCATACAGATATCGATGAGATTCCAACACTTGATGCGATTCGTTTTGCAAAAAAATTTGATGGTATTACATATTTTTCAATGAATATGTATCAATATTATTTTAATCTTCTTGAGCGAAAAGGATGGTGGCATCCATATGCTATTCAGAAAAAATATATTAATATCTTAGATTCATTGAATAGAGAAAAAAATATTACAGAAAATGACTGGAATTTTTATTTATTTACTTACATGCGTTATACTCTACTACATGAGGCTTACCATTTATCGATTCCGGTTACGGTCAGAAATGACTCTGGCTGGCATTTTACCAATATGGGTGGGCTTGATGCTTTAGAAAAGAAATTTCACGCTTATGCACATTCAGATGATCCTTGGCCTAATCTCATGAAAGATCGGAACCGTCTGAAGCAGCAAATTGATATTGGCACTCGTATCTTTCGTTTCGATGAACTGGCGGAATATGTGCCAGTTGATAAAACATTCCCGAAATACATTCTTGAAAATGTCGAGTATTTTCAAAAAAATGGTTATATAAGAAATATTTATGATGCTCACAAAACTCTGCAAGAGTTATTCGTGAAAGTTCGTCGTTCTTATGCTCTTAGAGAGGTTGGAAACCCAGTTCCTCAAGAAGAACTCAATTATCTTTCGGCTTTGCGCTTCTTAGAGTTCGCTCTCTGTGATGAACATCCTATTCCTGTTGACCAAAATCGTTTACCTCAACCACTTCCCAAAGGTATGCTTGTTAGTGAAGGGAAGCAGGCAACTCAGAGTTCTATTTGCGCTTGGTCAAAAGGACGTACCTGTGCTGAAGATGCTACAAATGCCTTATCGGGTACTCCAACCGGTCTTTTTAGTTGCCATACAGAACAAGAACAAAATCCTTGGTGGATGGCTGATTTAGAAAGCATTTATGATATTTCGGAAATACGTGTGTTTAACCGTATTTTTCCAAATTCATCTGACCACGAAGTTTTGAAACGTTTGAGCACCCTTCAGATTTCCGTATCCGAAGATGGGAAAATTTTCAAAACTATCTATCTCCATCAAAGTGACTATCTTATTGGTGGGCTTGATGGAAAACCTTTAATATTTTCACCGAAAACGGCAACAAAAGCTCGGTTTGTAAAACTTTCCCTGAATGATTTTCAGTGCCTTCATTTAGATAAAGTTTATATCTACAAAAAAGTATAA
- a CDS encoding HAD-IIIC family phosphatase yields the protein MIWKFEGIFNNQDSITLISFPHNDPKWGVFFALQAEKANIPPQLVLMSELPAPSLPVEPKPAISAQPKKSTAPAPAPKKPSSAKKDHASSSTQAKEEGIRLVIWDLDDTFWKGTLSEGEISPIQRNIDIVKTLNGRGIVNAICSRNTFEDVKARLEQLGIWDDFVFPRISWGPKGPLVKDIIEKIQLRPETVMFIDDNVTNLNEAKHFVPELNVAEPDVLETLLDNPRFKGKPDPEHSRLKRYQVLESKHKDMAATDGDNEAFLRKSDIRVSFHSDIEAEFPRIHDLVNRTNQLNFTKNRWPEDIEEARLRFREEVEADFDTDVGYVKVADAYGNYGICGFYLSRKDEFLHFLFSCRTMNMGVEQFVWQKLGKRRVPIQGKVGSKLEDPIVDWIKVVEDVDASTETSSASAKRLKVCIRGACDMMMTSNFLRTKVDTLEELNYAYEGWEIIASPRFVALTRDLKDDRNREIIAHLPGMPDGRFKTDILEETSDVYVLSFSQESFHGLYQSKTTGMIVPMGHFGLPYHLPGGPKDKFDYTSVSYDDLVNKYGVEHVSQEQWDFFRKEFVFLGGFNKNLFLKDLRYIFNRMMAAQKKVIIIGLNQAVGRDHKLLEFFAEINSIVRPLAEKYKFDYIDVNDIVRSEDDLAKDGMFGGAHFDRPAYKTISDKILSLLPTSAA from the coding sequence AACTCCCTGCTCCCTCCCTTCCGGTAGAGCCTAAACCAGCTATTTCGGCACAGCCTAAGAAATCTACTGCTCCAGCTCCCGCGCCCAAGAAGCCTAGTTCTGCTAAAAAAGATCATGCGTCTTCTTCTACTCAGGCAAAGGAAGAAGGCATTCGGCTTGTTATCTGGGATTTGGATGACACCTTCTGGAAAGGCACTCTCTCTGAAGGGGAAATCTCCCCCATTCAGCGCAATATTGATATTGTAAAAACATTAAATGGCCGAGGCATTGTAAATGCCATTTGCTCACGCAATACGTTTGAGGACGTTAAGGCGCGCCTAGAACAGCTTGGTATATGGGACGATTTTGTTTTCCCACGTATTTCATGGGGCCCAAAAGGACCGCTGGTTAAGGACATTATCGAAAAAATCCAGCTTCGCCCAGAAACAGTGATGTTCATTGATGATAACGTTACAAATCTGAACGAAGCCAAGCATTTTGTGCCAGAACTTAACGTGGCTGAACCCGATGTTCTGGAAACCTTGCTGGATAATCCACGATTTAAAGGCAAACCAGACCCAGAGCATAGCCGCCTCAAGCGCTATCAGGTTCTGGAATCTAAGCACAAGGATATGGCTGCCACTGACGGCGATAATGAAGCTTTCTTGCGTAAAAGCGATATTCGCGTCAGCTTCCATTCCGATATTGAAGCCGAGTTCCCGCGTATTCATGATCTTGTGAACCGGACAAACCAGCTCAATTTCACCAAGAACCGGTGGCCAGAAGATATTGAAGAAGCACGCCTGCGCTTTAGAGAAGAAGTGGAAGCCGATTTTGATACAGATGTTGGCTATGTAAAAGTTGCCGATGCCTACGGGAACTACGGCATTTGTGGATTTTACCTTTCACGCAAGGATGAATTTCTGCACTTCCTGTTCTCCTGCCGCACAATGAACATGGGGGTAGAACAGTTTGTATGGCAGAAGTTGGGGAAACGCCGCGTGCCTATTCAAGGCAAAGTAGGCTCCAAACTTGAAGATCCGATTGTTGACTGGATTAAAGTTGTTGAAGATGTAGATGCTTCAACGGAAACATCATCAGCCTCTGCAAAGCGCCTGAAAGTGTGTATTCGCGGCGCATGCGATATGATGATGACCTCCAATTTCTTGCGTACAAAAGTCGATACGCTTGAAGAGCTGAACTACGCCTACGAAGGTTGGGAAATTATCGCCTCCCCTCGCTTTGTTGCCCTCACGCGTGATCTGAAAGACGATCGGAACAGGGAAATTATTGCGCATCTTCCTGGCATGCCTGATGGACGCTTTAAAACCGATATTCTTGAAGAAACATCAGATGTGTATGTTCTGTCTTTTTCTCAGGAATCTTTCCACGGCCTTTATCAGTCCAAAACCACAGGCATGATTGTGCCAATGGGCCATTTTGGCCTGCCCTATCATCTGCCTGGTGGGCCGAAAGATAAGTTTGATTACACGTCTGTTTCCTACGATGATCTTGTGAATAAATATGGCGTAGAACACGTCTCGCAAGAACAGTGGGACTTCTTTAGAAAAGAATTTGTTTTCCTGGGTGGTTTTAACAAAAATCTGTTCTTGAAAGATTTGCGTTATATTTTCAATCGCATGATGGCCGCGCAAAAGAAAGTTATCATCATTGGGCTAAATCAGGCTGTTGGGCGCGATCATAAGCTTTTGGAATTTTTTGCTGAAATCAATTCCATTGTGCGCCCTCTGGCTGAAAAATATAAGTTTGATTACATTGATGTAAACGATATCGTTCGGTCTGAAGATGATTTAGCGAAAGATGGCATGTTTGGCGGAGCTCATTTTGACCGTCCAGCCTACAAAACAATATCAGATAAAATTCTCTCTCTGTTACCTACGTCTGCGGCGTAA
- a CDS encoding HAD-IIIC family phosphatase, with product MIETKTFRGQSTILSPQLTEMTWTFGAEGQFPLTTTLKLTPDGKIVGYSHPNESFWRIENHKLLLLKENGELMWRAAKVVKNQDGLLTMLLDTPEDPNTHFILQQNPANSAPIPAPEQASAGSAMPAPAPAQAQPSGIPDAEYLFPADLEVTPTKVKKVLLIGSCLTALYLEQFQKRYPATAFDYVPYNFVSVLPPAPPAPVGEYDFQYIQIPLRSVITDRIIWGFRFNEAGFANTLLQDAFAVIDVMLDAAMVYNKQHGLLAFVSNFIVPQMNSASSIHGRGSMNDIAALVRRLNEYLSSKVAEYNNAYLVDIDAVASSIGKRFVLDDMIYFYSHGAVAYQDWDDFGSIARNEPIPPLEQSYPIKRDAFVDAVFRQAVCTYRSVKQIDQVKAVIFDLDNTLWRGQIAEHYRPEARPWPRTDGWPLGIWETIHHLRARGILVAICSKNDYDYVKERWADVVDPNFVSLDDFASVKINWTPKAQNISEICKEFNIKPKSVVFVDDNPVERAAVTSAFPEIRAIGGNPYLTRRILLWAAETQVARLTEESSRREEMIRSQIDREETRSSMDRDDFLASLNCEVSFTIITNTDQPEFGRALELTNKTNQFNTTGKRWSFEEVADFLKAGGKLLCFRVKDRFTDYGLVGVLYVKGTEIVQYVMSCRVLGMEIEEFVVAEAVQLLRSDHNGNVDIIALLKETPDNTPCREVYLRTGFRELLSSNNMRTFVLDSDEVPFIPLHITKNTK from the coding sequence ATGATAGAAACTAAGACTTTTCGCGGGCAATCTACCATTCTGTCACCGCAACTTACTGAAATGACTTGGACTTTTGGTGCGGAAGGACAGTTTCCTCTCACGACAACTCTCAAACTTACTCCTGATGGAAAGATTGTTGGTTATTCTCATCCCAATGAATCTTTCTGGAGAATAGAAAACCACAAACTCCTGCTTCTAAAAGAAAATGGAGAACTGATGTGGCGTGCCGCAAAGGTTGTTAAAAATCAGGACGGCCTTCTAACAATGTTGTTAGACACGCCTGAAGATCCAAATACACATTTTATATTGCAGCAAAATCCGGCCAATAGCGCGCCAATACCAGCGCCAGAACAGGCTTCTGCCGGGTCTGCTATGCCAGCACCTGCACCTGCTCAAGCACAGCCTTCTGGCATTCCTGATGCAGAATACCTTTTCCCTGCCGATCTAGAAGTAACACCAACAAAAGTTAAAAAGGTGCTGCTCATTGGTTCATGCTTGACTGCGCTTTACCTGGAACAGTTTCAGAAACGCTACCCAGCCACTGCCTTTGATTACGTTCCCTATAACTTTGTGAGCGTGCTGCCTCCTGCTCCTCCAGCTCCTGTTGGAGAATATGACTTCCAATACATCCAGATCCCCCTACGCTCTGTCATAACAGATCGTATCATATGGGGCTTCCGCTTTAATGAAGCGGGGTTTGCAAATACACTCTTGCAAGATGCTTTTGCTGTTATTGATGTCATGCTGGATGCAGCAATGGTCTATAATAAACAGCATGGGCTGTTGGCCTTTGTATCCAACTTCATTGTGCCGCAGATGAACAGCGCTTCCAGCATACACGGGCGCGGTAGCATGAACGATATTGCTGCCCTTGTACGCCGGCTCAATGAATATCTCAGCTCAAAAGTTGCCGAATATAATAACGCGTACCTTGTAGATATAGATGCTGTTGCCAGTTCTATCGGAAAGCGATTTGTGCTGGATGATATGATCTACTTCTACTCTCATGGTGCTGTGGCATATCAAGATTGGGATGATTTTGGATCCATTGCCAGAAATGAGCCCATTCCCCCGCTGGAACAGTCTTACCCCATTAAAAGAGATGCTTTTGTAGATGCGGTTTTCCGCCAAGCCGTGTGCACTTACCGCAGCGTAAAGCAGATTGATCAGGTTAAGGCCGTTATATTCGATCTGGATAATACATTGTGGCGTGGGCAGATTGCCGAACACTACCGCCCAGAAGCACGCCCATGGCCCCGTACGGATGGCTGGCCCTTGGGAATATGGGAAACAATCCACCACCTACGCGCGCGTGGTATCTTGGTCGCTATCTGCTCCAAAAATGATTATGACTATGTAAAAGAAAGATGGGCAGACGTTGTTGATCCAAACTTTGTTTCACTAGATGATTTTGCATCGGTGAAAATCAACTGGACCCCGAAAGCGCAAAATATTTCTGAAATCTGCAAAGAATTCAACATTAAGCCCAAAAGTGTTGTGTTTGTAGATGATAACCCTGTTGAGCGCGCTGCTGTTACATCTGCCTTCCCCGAAATCAGAGCTATTGGGGGTAACCCTTATCTTACCCGCCGCATTCTTTTGTGGGCTGCTGAAACACAGGTGGCGCGCCTTACAGAGGAATCCAGCCGTCGGGAAGAAATGATCCGTAGCCAGATAGACCGTGAAGAAACACGCTCGTCTATGGACAGAGATGACTTTCTGGCCTCTCTTAACTGCGAGGTTAGCTTTACGATCATTACCAACACGGACCAGCCAGAATTTGGCCGCGCCCTGGAACTGACCAACAAGACCAACCAGTTCAATACAACTGGCAAGCGTTGGTCTTTTGAAGAAGTTGCCGATTTCCTGAAAGCAGGCGGGAAGCTCCTGTGCTTCCGCGTAAAAGATAGATTCACCGACTACGGGCTAGTAGGTGTTCTCTATGTCAAGGGCACAGAGATTGTTCAATACGTTATGAGTTGCCGTGTGTTGGGCATGGAAATTGAAGAATTTGTTGTTGCCGAAGCTGTACAACTCCTCCGTTCAGATCATAATGGTAACGTAGATATTATCGCACTGCTTAAAGAAACTCCTGACAACACTCCATGCCGAGAAGTATATTTACGTACTGGATTCCGAGAACTTTTATCATCTAACAATATGAGAACTTTTGTCTTGGACAGTGATGAAGTTCCATTCATACCGTTGCACATTACAAAAAATACTAAATAA
- a CDS encoding HAD-IIIC family phosphatase — protein sequence MGRLHLNKKQIFDLLTQQHWIWGAVNQPPMTTSLRFDPSGKILGYEHPNECSWRINDENILEILSHDASPTWKFEAFFIFQNKIYFFSGPSQDPEWGVIFNLIGSNNNIIEKSDIIPPEYDLNNLVLTEDQYLSGNILSRLSEGKNQQQEGIRLVIWDLDDTFWKGTLSEGEISPIQRNIDIVKTLNARGIVNAICSRNTFEDVKARLEQLRIWDDFVFPRISWGPKGPLVKDIIEKIQLRPETVLFIDDNVTNLNEAKHFVPELNVAEPAVLENLLDNPRFKGKTDPEHSRLKRYQVLESKHKDMAATGGDNEAFLRKSDIRVSFHSDIEAEFPRIHDLVNRTNQLNFTKNRWPEDIEEARLRFREEVEADFDTDVGYVKVADAYGNYGICGFYLSRKGEFLHFLFSCRTMNMGVEQFVWRRLGERRVPIQGKVGSKLEDPIVDWINVVEDVDKATDASSFSANRLKVCIRGACDMMMTSNFLRTKVDTVEEFNYPYEGWEIVTTPRIVYVAGEDLKDQRNREIVARFPAMPPHRFDTDILEETSDVYVLSFSQESFHGLYQSKTTGMILPLGNVGLPWYYMPGGHAWDPYSKNDYTKLTYQEVLDWGITTGCTKDQWEFFREEFIFFGGFNKELFENDIHYIFNRLRNANKKVIILGLNSKIGKDIDLMKFNEKINIIVEPIVAKYGFHYLKMENFVKSEDDLANDGALGGAHFDRLVYKNISDKILNITINYSEKLKNS from the coding sequence ATGGGACGTTTGCACTTAAACAAAAAACAAATCTTCGATTTATTAACGCAGCAGCATTGGATATGGGGGGCTGTAAATCAACCTCCTATGACCACAAGTTTAAGGTTCGATCCAAGTGGAAAAATACTAGGATATGAACATCCAAATGAATGCTCATGGCGTATAAATGATGAAAATATTTTAGAAATACTTTCGCATGATGCTTCTCCAACATGGAAATTTGAAGCATTTTTCATATTTCAAAATAAAATATATTTCTTTAGTGGGCCGTCACAGGATCCTGAATGGGGAGTTATTTTTAATTTAATAGGAAGCAATAATAATATCATAGAAAAATCTGATATTATCCCTCCAGAATACGATTTGAATAACTTGGTTTTAACTGAGGATCAATATTTGTCTGGAAATATATTGAGTCGATTGTCTGAAGGGAAAAACCAGCAGCAAGAAGGCATTCGGCTGGTTATTTGGGATTTGGATGACACCTTCTGGAAAGGCACTCTCTCTGAAGGGGAAATCTCCCCCATTCAGCGCAATATTGATATTGTAAAAACATTGAATGCCCGAGGCATTGTGAATGCCATTTGCTCACGCAATACGTTTGAGGACGTTAAAGCGCGTCTGGAACAGCTTCGGATATGGGATGATTTTGTTTTCCCACGCATTTCATGGGGGCCGAAGGGACCACTAGTTAAGGACATTATCGAAAAAATCCAGCTTCGCCCTGAAACCGTGTTGTTCATTGATGATAACGTTACAAATCTGAACGAAGCCAAGCATTTTGTACCAGAGTTGAACGTGGCTGAACCCGCTGTTTTGGAAAACTTGCTGGATAATCCACGATTTAAAGGCAAAACAGACCCAGAGCATAGCCGCCTCAAGCGCTATCAGGTTCTGGAATCCAAACACAAGGATATGGCTGCCACTGGCGGCGATAATGAAGCTTTCTTGCGTAAAAGCGATATTCGCGTCAGCTTCCATTCCGATATTGAAGCCGAGTTCCCGCGTATTCATGATCTTGTGAACCGGACAAACCAGCTCAATTTCACCAAGAACCGGTGGCCAGAAGATATTGAAGAAGCACGCCTGCGCTTTAGAGAAGAAGTGGAAGCCGATTTTGATACAGACGTTGGCTATGTAAAAGTTGCCGATGCCTACGGGAATTACGGCATCTGCGGATTTTACCTTTCACGTAAAGGGGAATTTCTACACTTCCTGTTTTCCTGCCGTACAATGAACATGGGGGTAGAACAGTTTGTGTGGCGCAGACTGGGGGAACGCCGCGTTCCTATTCAAGGCAAAGTAGGCTCCAAACTTGAAGATCCGATTGTGGACTGGATTAATGTCGTTGAAGATGTAGATAAAGCAACAGACGCATCATCATTTTCTGCAAACCGTCTTAAAGTGTGTATTCGCGGCGCATGCGATATGATGATGACCTCCAATTTCTTGCGCACGAAAGTCGATACAGTTGAAGAATTTAATTATCCTTATGAGGGATGGGAAATCGTAACTACACCTCGTATTGTATATGTTGCTGGAGAAGATTTAAAAGATCAAAGAAATCGGGAGATAGTTGCTCGTTTTCCGGCTATGCCGCCTCATCGTTTTGATACAGATATTCTTGAGGAAACATCAGATGTATATGTTCTGTCTTTTTCTCAAGAATCTTTTCATGGTTTGTATCAATCCAAAACGACAGGCATGATTTTACCATTAGGGAATGTAGGGCTTCCATGGTACTATATGCCAGGTGGGCATGCGTGGGATCCATATTCCAAAAATGATTATACTAAATTAACATATCAAGAAGTCTTAGATTGGGGAATTACAACAGGTTGCACAAAGGATCAGTGGGAATTTTTTCGAGAAGAATTTATATTTTTTGGTGGGTTTAATAAAGAACTTTTTGAAAATGATATTCATTATATTTTTAATAGGTTAAGAAATGCTAATAAAAAAGTTATTATTTTGGGATTGAATTCTAAGATTGGTAAAGATATTGATCTTATGAAATTTAATGAGAAAATAAATATTATTGTCGAGCCTATTGTTGCAAAATATGGCTTCCATTATTTGAAAATGGAAAATTTTGTTAAATCAGAAGATGACCTTGCTAATGACGGTGCATTGGGTGGTGCGCATTTTGATCGGTTAGTATATAAAAATATTTCTGATAAAATTCTAAATATTACCATCAATTATTCGGAGAAATTAAAGAACAGTTGA